In Methanothermobacter sp. K4, one genomic interval encodes:
- a CDS encoding metal-dependent transcriptional regulator — MYRIRKMGTVRTSDLSAHLNVKPASVTQMLRKLHEMGLVVYHPYLGAELADTGREPAGEVLRKHMLLECFFHEVLGMDIDSPYEEASRMKHELFTETEDALRRYLRNPSRCPPGIPIP, encoded by the coding sequence ATATACAGGATCCGGAAAATGGGTACAGTGAGAACATCGGATCTATCAGCACACCTAAACGTTAAACCAGCCAGTGTAACTCAGATGCTCAGGAAACTCCATGAAATGGGACTCGTGGTCTACCACCCATACCTTGGGGCTGAACTCGCAGATACCGGGAGGGAACCTGCAGGGGAGGTCCTCAGAAAACATATGCTCCTGGAGTGCTTCTTCCATGAGGTCCTGGGGATGGACATAGACTCCCCATATGAGGAGGCCTCCCGGATGAAGCATGAACTCTTCACAGAGACAGAGGATGCACTCAGGAGGTACCTAAGGAACCCTTCAAGGTGCCCCCCCGGGATACCCATACCCTGA
- a CDS encoding ATP synthase subunit A: protein MTQEGRIIKIAGPVIIAEGMRGSQMYEMVKVGEDKLIGEIIELEGDTATIQVYEETAGIKPGETVERTGGPLSVELGPGILGSIFDGIQRPLEDIKALTGDYIERGVDVPSLPKDKKWTFKPLAREGQMVKGGDIIGEVEETSSITHKIMIPPNVEGKLTGIVPQGEYTVLDDIAEVETDKGTVKVQMLQKWPVRKGRPYKRKLDPDVPLITGQRAQDTFFSVAKGGTAAIPGPFGSGKTVTQQQLAKWADADIIVYVGCGERGNEMTEVLKEFPELEDPKTGNPLMDRTVLIANTSNMPVAAREACVYTSITIAEYFRDMGYDVALMADSTSRWAEAMREISGRLEEMPGEEGYPAYLASRLAQFYERAGRVTTVGSEDKVASVSVVGAVSPPGGDLSEPVTQNTLRICKVFWALDASLADKRHFPSIDWLQSYSLYVDSVEEWWAKNVDPEWRATRDEAMALLQKEAELQEIVQLVGPDALPDRERITLETTRMIREDFLQQNAYHEVDTYCSPSKQFEMLRTIIMFHRNATAALEKGAPAADIIALPVKEDIGRMKYIPEDEFPARIKEIQERIVKECGEV from the coding sequence ATGACACAGGAAGGAAGGATTATAAAAATAGCGGGTCCTGTTATCATCGCCGAGGGGATGAGAGGATCCCAGATGTATGAAATGGTCAAGGTGGGTGAAGACAAGCTCATAGGAGAAATCATTGAACTTGAGGGTGACACAGCAACAATCCAGGTCTACGAGGAAACAGCAGGTATAAAACCTGGGGAGACCGTTGAGAGAACAGGCGGCCCTCTATCAGTGGAACTCGGGCCTGGAATACTGGGTTCAATCTTCGATGGGATACAGAGGCCCCTCGAGGATATCAAGGCACTCACCGGAGACTACATCGAGAGGGGAGTGGATGTACCATCACTCCCAAAGGATAAGAAATGGACCTTCAAGCCACTGGCCAGGGAGGGTCAGATGGTTAAGGGTGGGGACATAATCGGTGAGGTGGAGGAGACCTCCTCAATAACCCACAAGATAATGATCCCACCAAACGTTGAGGGTAAACTCACAGGGATAGTTCCCCAGGGCGAATACACGGTCCTTGATGATATAGCAGAGGTGGAAACCGATAAGGGCACCGTTAAGGTGCAGATGCTCCAGAAGTGGCCTGTGAGGAAGGGCCGACCATACAAAAGGAAACTTGACCCTGACGTCCCCCTCATAACAGGTCAGAGGGCACAGGACACATTCTTCTCAGTCGCCAAGGGCGGTACAGCAGCAATACCAGGGCCATTCGGTTCAGGTAAAACCGTTACCCAGCAGCAGCTTGCAAAATGGGCCGACGCAGACATAATCGTCTACGTTGGATGCGGTGAAAGGGGTAACGAGATGACAGAGGTCCTTAAGGAATTCCCTGAACTGGAGGACCCAAAGACAGGTAACCCCCTCATGGACAGGACTGTTCTCATAGCAAACACATCAAACATGCCTGTGGCTGCAAGGGAGGCCTGTGTGTACACAAGTATAACCATAGCAGAGTACTTCAGGGACATGGGATACGATGTTGCGCTCATGGCCGACTCCACATCAAGGTGGGCAGAGGCCATGAGGGAGATCTCAGGAAGGCTCGAGGAGATGCCCGGTGAAGAGGGATACCCTGCGTACCTGGCATCCAGGCTCGCCCAGTTCTATGAGCGTGCAGGAAGGGTTACAACCGTGGGTTCAGAGGACAAGGTTGCATCCGTGTCAGTCGTCGGTGCGGTTTCACCACCAGGTGGGGACCTCTCAGAGCCTGTCACACAGAACACACTCAGGATCTGTAAGGTTTTCTGGGCACTTGACGCATCCCTTGCAGACAAGCGTCACTTCCCATCCATTGACTGGCTCCAGAGCTACTCACTCTACGTTGACAGCGTCGAGGAATGGTGGGCCAAAAACGTTGACCCTGAATGGAGGGCCACAAGGGACGAGGCAATGGCACTCCTCCAGAAGGAGGCAGAACTCCAGGAGATCGTCCAGCTTGTGGGACCCGACGCACTTCCAGACAGGGAGAGGATAACCCTGGAGACAACAAGGATGATAAGGGAGGACTTCCTCCAGCAGAACGCCTACCATGAGGTTGACACATACTGCTCACCATCAAAGCAGTTTGAGATGCTAAGGACAATCATAATGTTCCACAGGAACGCAACAGCAGCACTTGAGAAGGGTGCGCCAGCAGCGGACATCATAGCCCTCCCCGTCAAGGAGGACATAGGGCGTATGAAGTACATACCTGAAGACGAATTCCCGGCAAGAATCAAGGAGATCCAGGAAAGGATCGTCAAGGAATGTGGTGAGGTGTGA
- a CDS encoding DUF22 domain-containing protein yields the protein MVRILTRLGQVREAEERYKRELVDFKMGEVYGNLRAIIADEDVEVRAGEAKPVKIKEISIPANHIVFMCAYATNPLGHPIAAGEETPLPISMDRKADHATFVAAVDGKISRNDLLGVLIILPVELTH from the coding sequence ATGGTTAGGATACTTACAAGGCTCGGGCAGGTCCGTGAGGCCGAGGAGAGGTATAAGAGGGAGCTCGTGGACTTTAAGATGGGTGAGGTCTACGGCAACCTCAGGGCCATCATTGCAGATGAGGATGTTGAGGTGAGGGCCGGCGAGGCAAAACCCGTGAAGATAAAGGAGATCAGCATACCAGCAAATCACATAGTCTTCATGTGTGCCTACGCCACAAACCCCCTGGGTCATCCAATAGCGGCCGGGGAGGAGACACCCCTACCAATAAGCATGGACCGTAAGGCTGACCATGCGACCTTTGTGGCTGCAGTGGATGGAAAGATAAGCAGGAACGACCTCCTGGGAGTCCTCATAATCCTCCCTGTTGAGCTAACCCACTAA
- a CDS encoding V-type ATP synthase subunit F: MSSNIAVVGDRDTVTGFRLGGVREGYIVETPDEAEETIRNLIGEGFSIIIVTEKIGDELREFIEETTSSSALPMIIEIPDKTGPSERETDPLRDLIKRVIGVEMVK; this comes from the coding sequence ATGAGTTCAAATATTGCAGTGGTCGGTGACAGGGACACCGTGACAGGGTTCAGACTTGGAGGCGTCAGGGAAGGCTACATCGTGGAAACACCTGACGAGGCAGAGGAAACCATAAGGAACCTTATAGGTGAAGGCTTCTCCATAATAATTGTCACAGAAAAGATTGGGGATGAACTGAGGGAATTTATTGAGGAAACCACAAGTTCAAGCGCACTGCCAATGATAATAGAGATACCTGATAAAACAGGGCCCTCAGAACGCGAAACCGATCCACTGAGGGACCTTATTAAAAGAGTTATTGGGGTTGAGATGGTAAAATGA
- the ppcA gene encoding phosphoenolpyruvate carboxylase, producing the protein MKVPRCMSTQHPDNVNPPFFAAEPELGGEDEIREAYYVFSHLGCDEQMWDCEGKEVDNYVVKKLLTKYQAFFQDHVLGEDLRLTLRVPNPTVERAEAKILLETLESIPRSYDTASLFYGMEATPVFEVILPMTSSSSCLNRIHSYYRDFVKGKERLQLADGVTVKEWIGEFRPDEINVIPLFEDHEGMLNAARITAEYLEGKDLTGQRVFLARSDPAMNYGIISATVINRIALRDFRNLEEETGVKLYPIIGMGSAPFRGNLRPDNVRDVTGEYSGAYTFTVQSSFKYDHEPAEVIKGIRELRSAKPGRASDIETESALEIISDYCREYRRQVMDLVDIINRVARYVPGRRKRKLHIGLFGYARSMGNVSLPRAITFTAALYSLGVPPELLGFNALSSGDIEFIEDVYPGLRRDLGDAARYANPDSPFLSPEVKSAVEEYLEPEYDEDHRRVTDEIIRALRVNRTANLQELILEAASQRRFLG; encoded by the coding sequence ATGAAGGTTCCAAGATGCATGAGTACACAGCATCCAGACAATGTGAACCCGCCGTTCTTTGCAGCAGAACCTGAACTCGGTGGTGAAGATGAAATCAGGGAGGCCTACTATGTATTCTCACACCTGGGGTGTGATGAGCAGATGTGGGACTGTGAGGGCAAGGAGGTTGACAACTACGTCGTTAAGAAGCTCCTCACAAAGTACCAGGCCTTCTTCCAGGATCATGTTCTGGGGGAGGACCTCAGGTTAACCCTGAGGGTCCCTAACCCCACGGTGGAGAGGGCCGAGGCCAAGATACTCCTGGAGACCCTTGAGAGCATACCGAGATCCTATGACACCGCAAGCCTCTTCTACGGAATGGAAGCAACCCCTGTATTCGAGGTCATACTACCCATGACCTCCTCCAGCAGCTGCCTCAACAGGATCCACAGCTACTACCGGGACTTTGTGAAGGGCAAGGAGAGGCTGCAGCTTGCAGATGGAGTAACAGTCAAGGAGTGGATCGGGGAGTTCAGACCCGATGAAATCAATGTTATACCCCTCTTTGAGGACCATGAGGGGATGCTCAACGCAGCCCGTATAACAGCCGAGTACCTTGAAGGTAAGGACCTCACAGGGCAGAGGGTCTTCCTTGCGAGATCCGACCCGGCAATGAACTACGGAATTATATCAGCCACAGTAATCAACAGGATAGCACTCAGAGACTTCAGGAACCTCGAGGAGGAGACCGGGGTTAAACTCTACCCGATCATAGGTATGGGGTCAGCCCCATTCAGGGGAAACCTCAGGCCGGATAATGTGAGGGACGTTACAGGGGAATACAGCGGTGCATACACCTTCACTGTCCAGTCATCCTTCAAGTACGACCATGAACCAGCAGAGGTCATAAAGGGGATAAGAGAGCTGAGATCAGCGAAACCAGGTAGGGCATCTGATATTGAGACTGAAAGTGCCCTTGAGATCATCTCAGACTACTGCCGGGAGTACCGGAGGCAGGTCATGGACCTGGTGGATATCATAAACAGGGTTGCAAGGTACGTCCCGGGCAGAAGGAAGAGGAAACTCCACATTGGACTCTTCGGATATGCCAGGAGTATGGGTAACGTTTCACTCCCAAGGGCAATAACATTCACCGCAGCCCTTTACTCCCTGGGAGTTCCACCTGAGCTTCTGGGCTTCAATGCACTGTCCTCTGGTGACATTGAATTCATAGAGGATGTCTACCCTGGCCTCAGGCGTGACCTTGGAGATGCCGCAAGGTACGCCAACCCTGACTCGCCATTCCTCAGCCCTGAGGTTAAATCTGCGGTTGAGGAGTACCTTGAACCTGAATATGATGAGGACCACAGGAGGGTCACTGATGAAATCATAAGGGCCCTCAGGGTTAACAGGACTGCCAACCTTCAGGAACTCATACTTGAGGCTGCAAGCCAGAGGAGATTCCTGGGGTAA
- a CDS encoding ATP-grasp domain-containing protein has product MEELLIIGVNTRPVAESAFRAGYTVYSASYYCTLDFRGYTERRCILQEQSGESCGRFQENFTTEKLLEAASDFIERADGIIPLTGAPGLPEDKVLGNPHADHVEDKYRLYQRIKNSYPTPETHLITDPQEALEIVSCDEKRYLIKPVRGAGGFGVMDFHEASGEFLLQEYIEGVPVSASVLSTGSEAMTILTSRQIIKRDIPGFEGQFIYAGNMTPGPRGVIEEMAEDLILDLSLRGSNGVDFIMQGSDLYVVEVNPRIQGTFECAEASLGINMAEAHIMACMGELIEKSDPLRYAVKRILYAPSRCMVGDMKIRGVHDIPFPGAIVEEGEPLVTVMAADENPERALSVASMRCSMVRKKLKPL; this is encoded by the coding sequence ATGGAAGAACTCCTCATAATAGGCGTAAACACAAGACCCGTTGCTGAATCAGCCTTCAGGGCTGGTTACACTGTCTACTCTGCATCCTACTACTGCACACTGGACTTCCGTGGATACACAGAGAGGAGGTGCATCCTCCAGGAGCAGAGCGGTGAAAGCTGCGGCAGGTTCCAGGAGAACTTCACTACAGAGAAACTCCTTGAAGCAGCATCTGATTTTATAGAAAGGGCTGATGGCATAATACCCCTGACAGGGGCCCCTGGACTTCCAGAGGATAAGGTGCTGGGTAACCCACATGCAGACCACGTGGAGGACAAGTACCGCCTCTACCAGAGGATAAAGAACTCATACCCCACTCCAGAGACCCACCTCATCACTGACCCCCAGGAAGCACTGGAGATTGTATCCTGTGATGAGAAGAGGTACCTCATAAAGCCTGTGAGGGGTGCCGGGGGCTTCGGTGTCATGGATTTCCATGAGGCCAGTGGCGAGTTCCTGCTGCAGGAGTACATTGAGGGCGTACCTGTGAGTGCCTCGGTGCTATCAACGGGCTCCGAGGCAATGACCATCCTCACAAGCAGGCAGATCATCAAAAGGGACATCCCTGGATTTGAGGGCCAGTTCATCTACGCAGGTAACATGACACCGGGACCCCGTGGTGTGATTGAGGAGATGGCAGAGGACCTCATACTTGACCTCTCACTCAGGGGCTCCAATGGTGTTGACTTCATCATGCAGGGCTCTGATCTTTATGTTGTGGAGGTGAACCCCCGCATACAGGGGACATTTGAGTGTGCCGAGGCATCTCTGGGTATAAACATGGCTGAAGCCCATATAATGGCGTGTATGGGTGAGCTCATTGAAAAATCAGACCCTCTCAGGTATGCTGTTAAGAGGATACTCTATGCCCCCTCAAGGTGCATGGTGGGTGATATGAAAATCAGGGGGGTCCATGACATCCCATTCCCTGGTGCAATAGTTGAGGAGGGCGAGCCCCTCGTAACTGTGATGGCTGCAGATGAAAACCCTGAAAGGGCGCTTTCAGTTGCATCAATGAGGTGCTCCATGGTCAGAAAAAAACTGAAACCCCTCTAG
- a CDS encoding V-type ATP synthase subunit D, with amino-acid sequence MAQEMIEGINPTRMELLKLKQREKLAVKGYSLLKEKRNALIMEFFNILERVKGSREKVEEHLREAFMDLTEAQVLMGDAAVERAAMSVRESVEVDIDSRSIMGVVVPVVDARSTRRTVVERGYGLVDTSVKLDEAASKFEESLALIIELGEIEKTIRLLAGEIESTKRRVNALEHIIIPRLKNTVKYIEMRLEEMERENFVRLKMIKKSMEME; translated from the coding sequence ATGGCACAGGAAATGATTGAGGGAATCAACCCCACAAGGATGGAGCTCCTGAAACTCAAGCAGCGGGAGAAACTCGCTGTTAAGGGTTACAGTCTCCTCAAGGAGAAGAGGAACGCCCTTATTATGGAGTTCTTCAACATCCTTGAGAGGGTTAAGGGTTCCCGTGAAAAGGTGGAGGAGCACCTCAGGGAGGCCTTCATGGACCTCACAGAGGCCCAGGTACTCATGGGTGATGCCGCGGTTGAGAGGGCCGCCATGTCAGTGAGGGAGTCGGTGGAGGTTGACATAGACTCAAGGAGCATAATGGGTGTCGTGGTCCCTGTTGTGGATGCCCGTTCAACCAGGAGGACTGTGGTTGAGCGTGGCTATGGTCTTGTGGATACATCGGTCAAGCTTGACGAGGCAGCCAGTAAATTCGAGGAGTCCCTGGCACTCATAATAGAACTCGGTGAAATCGAGAAGACCATAAGGCTCCTTGCCGGTGAGATAGAGTCAACCAAGCGAAGGGTCAACGCCCTTGAACACATCATAATTCCGAGACTCAAGAACACCGTCAAGTACATTGAGATGAGGCTCGAGGAGATGGAGAGGGAGAACTTCGTCAGGTTGAAGATGATCAAGAAATCCATGGAGATGGAGTGA
- a CDS encoding carboxymuconolactone decarboxylase family protein has protein sequence MRSGADKFLEGSPEIAEKFMKFRKVVMSEGKLTEREKMLIAVACAVAVRCDACTEKHAAEALKMGIGEDEIKEAAAVAALIRAGSAMNTASRIFLD, from the coding sequence ATGAGGTCAGGAGCAGATAAATTCCTTGAAGGATCACCTGAGATAGCTGAAAAATTCATGAAATTCAGAAAGGTGGTAATGTCTGAGGGTAAACTCACAGAGCGTGAAAAGATGCTGATAGCGGTCGCATGCGCTGTTGCAGTAAGATGTGACGCCTGCACAGAGAAACACGCCGCAGAGGCCCTGAAAATGGGAATAGGGGAGGATGAAATCAAAGAGGCGGCTGCAGTCGCAGCCCTGATCAGGGCGGGCTCCGCAATGAACACGGCTTCAAGGATATTCCTGGACTGA
- a CDS encoding DUF61 family protein yields the protein MRGDRSDRLIKKEIFNLNRHLPSRRKTLEELLGEDKPHVLGSDGTRHRFKWAELEELRDMLTPQEARRLRLPIYIEIESDTSGARIAGEVEVKVVSEVLGRNDEGDEIYIYRPEIRVLRARFPTATQYIFLVREF from the coding sequence ATGAGAGGTGACAGGTCAGACAGGCTCATAAAGAAGGAGATCTTCAACCTCAACAGGCACCTCCCCTCCAGGAGAAAGACCCTGGAGGAGCTCCTGGGGGAGGATAAACCCCACGTCCTGGGTTCTGATGGTACCAGGCACAGGTTCAAATGGGCTGAACTCGAGGAGCTCAGGGACATGCTGACACCCCAGGAGGCACGCCGTTTGAGGTTACCCATCTACATTGAAATAGAATCGGATACATCAGGTGCAAGGATAGCAGGTGAGGTTGAGGTTAAGGTGGTCAGTGAGGTTCTTGGGAGGAACGATGAGGGGGATGAAATCTACATTTACAGGCCCGAGATCAGGGTGCTGAGGGCACGGTTTCCAACGGCAACACAGTACATATTCCTTGTGAGGGAATTTTAA
- the heR gene encoding heliorhodopsin HeR: MDNVERLKMIERSPISFEGLRKLNIAAGTLHLLQGLLMVALGYLLTWDRDIYTFYLKFKVISLNPPSFQVLPNPEVAFTVSYLGVILASFLLISAVAHFTIAFLRNESYVENLKRGMNPYRWYEYAFSSSIMIVILATFVGVWDLWSLVMIFVLNASMIMFGYLMEKINQYTEKIDWSPYLLGCIAGFTPWIVIAAYFVAALGSSETQPPDFVYLALLLYFVMFNTFSINMLLQYKGVGKWRDYLYGERVYIILSLVAKTILAWLVFIGVFSPF, encoded by the coding sequence ATGGATAATGTTGAAAGACTTAAAATGATTGAAAGGTCCCCTATAAGCTTTGAGGGACTCCGTAAACTGAACATTGCGGCCGGGACACTGCACCTCCTGCAGGGTCTCCTGATGGTTGCACTGGGCTACCTTCTGACCTGGGACAGGGACATATACACCTTCTACCTGAAGTTCAAGGTCATATCCCTGAACCCACCGTCCTTCCAGGTGCTCCCGAACCCGGAGGTGGCTTTCACTGTGAGTTACCTGGGGGTGATACTCGCATCCTTCCTCCTGATCTCCGCGGTTGCACACTTCACCATAGCCTTCCTCAGGAATGAGAGTTACGTTGAGAACCTCAAGAGGGGGATGAACCCCTACCGCTGGTACGAGTATGCCTTCTCCAGTTCAATAATGATCGTCATACTGGCCACCTTTGTGGGTGTATGGGACCTCTGGTCACTTGTGATGATCTTTGTGCTGAATGCCTCAATGATAATGTTCGGTTACCTCATGGAGAAGATCAACCAGTACACCGAGAAGATCGACTGGTCACCCTACCTGCTTGGCTGTATAGCTGGTTTCACGCCCTGGATCGTCATTGCAGCATACTTTGTGGCGGCCCTTGGTTCATCAGAGACCCAGCCACCTGACTTCGTGTACCTTGCACTCCTACTCTACTTTGTGATGTTCAACACGTTCTCCATCAACATGCTGCTCCAGTACAAGGGTGTCGGTAAGTGGAGGGACTACCTCTACGGTGAGCGGGTGTACATCATACTGAGCCTCGTTGCCAAGACCATACTGGCCTGGCTGGTATTCATAGGGGTCTTCTCACCATTCTAA
- a CDS encoding ATP synthase subunit B: MNVNIKTREYTTVTEVSGPLMIVEGVEGVAYSEIVEIETPTGEKRRGQVLEVKEDLAVVQVFEGTSDLNTETTKIRFTGETAKIGVSLDMMGRIFDGTGKPIDGGPEIIPEKELDINGSPMNPAAREFPAEFIQTGISTIDGMNTLVRGQKLPIFSGSGLPHNELAAQIARQAKVLAEESEFAVIFAAMGITHEEANYFMRDFERTGALERVTVFMNLADDPAIERIITPRMALTTAEYFAFEHDMHVLVILTDLTNYCEALREISAAREEVPGRRGYPGYMYTDLASLYERAGRIVGKEGSITQMPILVMPQDDITHPIPDLTGYITEGQIVLSCDLHRKGIYPPVDVLPSLSRLMSGGIGEGRTREDHSGVSDQLYSAYAEGRDLRDLMAVVGEEALTERDRKFLKFADEFEKRFITQARDEDRSIEETLNLGWELLSLLPRSELKRVREEHIPKYLPGAE; encoded by the coding sequence ATGAACGTTAACATCAAAACCCGAGAATACACCACCGTCACAGAGGTTTCAGGGCCTCTGATGATCGTTGAGGGTGTTGAAGGGGTTGCCTACAGTGAGATAGTGGAGATTGAAACACCCACAGGTGAGAAGAGAAGGGGACAGGTCCTTGAGGTAAAGGAGGACCTGGCTGTCGTCCAGGTCTTTGAGGGTACAAGTGACCTCAACACAGAGACCACAAAGATAAGGTTCACAGGTGAAACAGCCAAGATCGGCGTATCCCTTGACATGATGGGCCGTATATTCGACGGTACAGGGAAACCAATAGACGGCGGCCCTGAGATAATCCCTGAGAAGGAACTCGACATCAACGGTAGCCCAATGAACCCCGCTGCAAGGGAGTTCCCTGCGGAGTTCATACAGACAGGTATATCAACCATAGACGGGATGAACACCCTTGTTAGGGGTCAGAAACTCCCGATATTCTCAGGTTCAGGGCTTCCACACAACGAACTGGCCGCACAGATCGCAAGGCAGGCGAAGGTGCTTGCAGAGGAGAGCGAATTTGCGGTTATCTTTGCAGCGATGGGTATCACCCACGAAGAGGCAAACTACTTCATGAGGGACTTCGAGAGGACAGGCGCCCTTGAAAGGGTTACAGTGTTCATGAACCTGGCAGACGACCCTGCCATTGAGCGTATCATCACCCCGAGGATGGCGCTGACAACAGCAGAATACTTTGCCTTTGAACACGACATGCACGTGCTTGTTATCCTCACCGACCTTACAAACTACTGTGAGGCCCTCAGGGAGATATCAGCTGCAAGGGAGGAGGTCCCCGGCCGAAGGGGTTACCCCGGTTACATGTACACTGACCTTGCAAGCCTCTATGAGAGGGCAGGCCGTATAGTTGGCAAGGAGGGGTCAATCACCCAGATGCCAATACTTGTGATGCCACAGGACGACATCACCCACCCGATACCTGACCTCACCGGTTACATCACAGAGGGCCAGATAGTGCTGAGCTGTGACCTCCACCGTAAGGGTATATACCCACCTGTGGATGTGCTGCCATCACTATCAAGGCTCATGAGTGGTGGTATCGGCGAGGGAAGGACACGTGAGGACCACAGTGGTGTCTCTGATCAGCTCTACAGTGCCTACGCTGAGGGTCGTGATTTAAGGGACCTCATGGCTGTTGTGGGTGAGGAGGCCCTCACAGAGAGGGACAGGAAGTTCCTCAAATTCGCTGATGAATTCGAGAAACGCTTCATCACCCAGGCACGTGATGAGGACCGCTCCATAGAGGAGACCCTCAACCTTGGCTGGGAGCTCCTGTCACTCCTCCCGAGGTCCGAACTCAAGAGGGTCCGCGAGGAGCACATACCCAAGTACCTCCCGGGTGCCGAATAA
- a CDS encoding TIGR04076 family protein produces the protein MLEVRVHEIRGYCPVYREGDRIIINDPEIDIEETDALCTHALSTILHYTTILERKWCPVELGLTVEGDEEHAYMQCVDPGEPYTDGGTVIFRVRRIE, from the coding sequence ATGCTTGAGGTGCGCGTACATGAGATAAGGGGGTACTGCCCTGTATACAGGGAGGGTGACCGTATCATAATAAATGACCCTGAAATAGACATTGAAGAGACAGATGCGCTGTGCACACATGCCCTATCCACTATACTGCACTACACAACCATCCTGGAGAGGAAATGGTGTCCCGTGGAGCTGGGACTCACAGTTGAGGGTGACGAGGAGCACGCCTACATGCAGTGCGTTGACCCGGGTGAACCCTACACAGATGGGGGCACCGTCATATTCAGGGTGCGAAGGATTGAATGA
- a CDS encoding M48 family metallopeptidase, which yields MSMFNIDGSGSRYEVIYRSVENPRIELRFDSIRLILPKDFRGKPEDLLLSKRDWIERKLHEHEEMLRVASGFELQRRCEYEFRSLVLGFLDHYSDELGVTYGRVRFRGMRSRWGSCSSRGNLSFNTLLSYLPDELVEYVVLHELAHRLEMNHSRRFWGILEYYIPDWGERREILRHYWVRLHLEGLTD from the coding sequence ATGAGTATGTTCAATATAGATGGTAGCGGGAGTAGGTATGAGGTTATATACAGGAGTGTTGAGAACCCACGAATAGAACTCAGATTCGACAGCATACGACTCATACTCCCAAAGGATTTCAGGGGAAAGCCAGAGGATCTCCTCCTATCCAAAAGGGACTGGATCGAGAGAAAACTACATGAGCATGAGGAGATGCTGAGGGTTGCATCCGGCTTTGAACTTCAAAGACGATGTGAGTATGAGTTCAGATCCCTTGTCCTGGGATTCCTTGACCATTATTCAGATGAGCTTGGCGTGACGTATGGGAGGGTCAGGTTCAGGGGGATGAGGTCAAGGTGGGGTAGCTGCAGCTCCCGCGGTAACCTGAGCTTCAACACACTACTCTCATACCTCCCTGATGAACTGGTGGAGTACGTGGTTCTCCATGAACTTGCACATAGGCTGGAGATGAACCACAGCAGGAGGTTCTGGGGGATCCTTGAGTATTACATTCCTGACTGGGGGGAGCGTAGGGAGATTCTGCGGCATTACTGGGTGCGGCTGCACCTTGAGGGGCTCACTGACTAG